A stretch of the Lactuca sativa cultivar Salinas chromosome 9, Lsat_Salinas_v11, whole genome shotgun sequence genome encodes the following:
- the LOC111876501 gene encoding uncharacterized protein LOC111876501 — protein MGNSLRCCLACVLPCGALDLIRIVHLNGYVEEITRPVTAGEVLKNYPNHVLSKPCSQGVVRRILILSNSSELKRGSIYFLIPSSSVPENKRNPQKKDPKKPKKIPTVAVGQPADVSTGENTAPLNSSDVVVVSEKKKLGHRRARRTVQGGEWRPHLESIFEE, from the coding sequence ATGGGAAACAGTTTAAGGTGTTGTTTGGCCTGTGTTCTTCCTTGCGGTGCTCTTGATTTGATCCGAATAGTGCATTTAAATGGCTACGTTGAAGAAATCACACGTCCGGTAACCGCCGGCGAGGTTCTGAAGAACTACCCTAATCATGTCTTAAGCAAACCATGTTCTCAGGGAGTTGTCCGGCGAATCTTGATCCTTTCGAACAGTTCCGAGCTTAAAAGAGGCAGCATTTATTTCTTGATACCTTCCTCCTCCGTGCCGGAAAACAAGAGAAACCCACAGAAAAAAGATCCGAAAAAGCCCAAGAAGATACCTACGGTAGCGGTTGGGCAACCGGCCGATGTGTCCACCGGAGAGAACACTGCTCCTTTGAATTCTTCAGATGTTGTTGTGGTGTCGGAGAAAAAGAAGCTAGGGCACCGGAGAGCTCGCCGGACTGTTCAGGGCGGCGAATGGCGGCCTCATCTTGAGAGCATCTTTGAggagtaa